The Tubulanus polymorphus chromosome 1, tnTubPoly1.2, whole genome shotgun sequence genome contains a region encoding:
- the LOC141915048 gene encoding mitogen-activated protein kinase kinase kinase 7-like isoform X2, protein MAMSPGFVEEIDFNELVFKEVVGRGTFGVVSRAQWKGRDVAVKLIETESEKRAFITELKQLSRVNHPNIVQLHGASTVQPVCLVMEYAEGGSLYNVLHGNGPQPEYTLAHAMSWCLQCAVGVQYLHNMKPKALIHRDLKPPNLLLIMGGTILKICDFGTACDIQTHMTNNKGSAAWMAPEVFEGCNYSEKCDVFSWGIILWEVITRKKPFDEIGGPAFRIMWAVHNGTRPPMISNLPKPLEILMTKCWSKDPSERPCMSEVVRIMSHLFQFCKGADKPLVNPQTEQQIVVEETTSGYESELQTNMTTSNTYRTTSGATNVPTSPSTNHQPGYILGQGEPVSIVTPTTPTAKHVVVEEKVPGRTSAPASLAASRESLDSAKSRSSTPSFEFKRYSADLSKLEEVDILSQGNLQKPEFVRGHRRTGSYGNSPLATNTTSGISSAGPSSTAGTPGSPPSATPKMPHVMSAPSDLNGVHSPERSKSMEQKPANLPVTTSCNRSVSWHPSDQAPPPSPLSSLGYTNKDSLDWLSMLTDKQLQPLPPCTSSPESMEIFNQHCKLSQEYLRIQTEIALLTQRRQELDDELKRDEQEQDKKKSMEEYAALCGENESLAMLHKNLKKQVEMLRSQRIRY, encoded by the exons ATGGCTATGTCACCTGGATTTGTGGAAGAAATAGACTTCAATGAATTAGTGTTCAAAGAG GTTGTTGGTAGGGGCACGTTTGGTGTTGTTAGTCGGGCTCAGTGGAAAGGCAGAGATGTCGCTGTTAAACTAATTGAAACTGAATCCGAGAAAAGAGCATTTATAACTGAACTGAAACAATTATCAAGGGTTAATCATCCAAATATTGTGCAGCTACATGGAGCGTCTACTGTACAGCCCGTATGCCTGGTTATGGAATATGCAGAAGGAGGATCATTATACAATG TTTTGCATGGAAATGGTCCTCAACCAGAGTATACGCTTGCCCATGCTATGAGCTGGTGTTTACAGTGTGCAGTAGGTGTCCAATATCTCCACAACATGAAACCGAAAGCTCTCATACACAGAGATCTTAAACCTCCTAA CTTACTTTTAATTATGGGAGGTAcgatattgaaaatttgtgATTTCGGTACCGCTTGCGATATACAAACTCATATGACCAATAACAAAGGCAGTGCAGCTTGGATGGCACCGGAAGTTTTTGAAG GTTGCAATTATAGTGAGAAGTGTGATGTGTTCAGTTGGGGTATAATTCTGTGGGAGGTTATAACACGTAAAAAaccatttgatgaaattggaGGACCAGCATTCCGAATTATGTGGGCCGTGCACAATG GGACCAGACCGCCAATGATTTCCAATTTACCTAAACCGCTTGAGATCTTAATGACAAA GTGCTGGTCTAAAGATCCATCAGAAAGACCGTGTATGTCTGAAGTAGTAAGGATTATGTCTCATTTATTCCAA TTCTGCAAAGGAGCGGACAAACCTTTAGTGAACCCTCAAACTGAACAACAAATTGTTGTAGAAG AAACAACTTCAGGGTATGAATCGGAACTTCAAACAAACATGACTACATCAAATACATATAGAACTACTAGTGGCGCGACTAATGTGCCAACATCTCCATCTACGAACCATCAACCGGGATATATACTCGGACAGGGTGAACCGGTATCAATTGTTACACCCACTACACCAACAGCTAAACATGTCGTTGTTGAG GAAAAGGTACCTGGAAGAACGAGCGCTCCAGCTTCCCTGGCTGCTAGTAGAGAAAGTCTCGATTCGGCTAAATCAAGAAGCAGTACGCCGTCATTCGAATTCAAACGATACTCTGCTGATCTATCAAAACTGGAAGAAGTTGATATTTTGTCTCAGGGGAATTTACAGAAACCAGAAT TTGTTCGTGGACATCGGCGTACTGGTTCCTATGGAAACTCACCACTCGCTACAAATACCACTAGTGGTATATCAAGTGCTGGACCATCATCAACGGCAGGAACTCCAGGTAGTCCACCGAGTGCTACGCCTAAAATGCCTCATGTCATGTCTGCGCCAAGTGACTTGAACGGTGTCCATTCTCCGGAGAGGTCTAAGAGTATGGAACAAAAGCCCGCTAATCTACCGGTCACAACAAGCTGTAATCGCAGTGTATCGTGGCATCCATCAG atCAAGCTCCTCCACCATCTCCTCTCAGCTCGTTGGGTTACACGAATAAGGATTCTTTAGATTGGTTGTCCATGTTAACAGATAAACAACTACAGCCTCTACCACCGTGTACCAGCAGCCCTGAATCCATGGAAATATTCAACCAACATTGTAAA TTGTCCCAGGAATATTTGAGGATTCAAACGGAAATCGCTTTGTTAACTCAGAGAAG ACAAGAATTAGACGATGAGTTGAAGAGAGATGAACAAGAGCAGGACAAAAAGAAATCGATGGAAGAGTATGCAGCGTTATGCGGTGAAAAT GAAAGTCTTGCTATGCTACATAAAAACTTGAAGAAACAAGTGGAAATGTTACGAAGTCAGAGAATACGCTACTGA
- the LOC141915048 gene encoding mitogen-activated protein kinase kinase kinase 7-like isoform X1, producing the protein MAMSPGFVEEIDFNELVFKEVVGRGTFGVVSRAQWKGRDVAVKLIETESEKRAFITELKQLSRVNHPNIVQLHGASTVQPVCLVMEYAEGGSLYNVLHGNGPQPEYTLAHAMSWCLQCAVGVQYLHNMKPKALIHRDLKPPNLLLIMGGTILKICDFGTACDIQTHMTNNKGSAAWMAPEVFEGCNYSEKCDVFSWGIILWEVITRKKPFDEIGGPAFRIMWAVHNGTRPPMISNLPKPLEILMTKCWSKDPSERPCMSEVVRIMSHLFQFCKGADKPLVNPQTEQQIVVEETTSGYESELQTNMTTSNTYRTTSGATNVPTSPSTNHQPGYILGQGEPVSIVTPTTPTAKHVVVEEKVPGRTSAPASLAASRESLDSAKSRSSTPSFEFKRYSADLSKLEEVDILSQGNLQKPEYGHRRTGSFGALIAKMSVDPDFASVVRGHRRTGSYGNSPLATNTTSGISSAGPSSTAGTPGSPPSATPKMPHVMSAPSDLNGVHSPERSKSMEQKPANLPVTTSCNRSVSWHPSDQAPPPSPLSSLGYTNKDSLDWLSMLTDKQLQPLPPCTSSPESMEIFNQHCKLSQEYLRIQTEIALLTQRRQELDDELKRDEQEQDKKKSMEEYAALCGENESLAMLHKNLKKQVEMLRSQRIRY; encoded by the exons ATGGCTATGTCACCTGGATTTGTGGAAGAAATAGACTTCAATGAATTAGTGTTCAAAGAG GTTGTTGGTAGGGGCACGTTTGGTGTTGTTAGTCGGGCTCAGTGGAAAGGCAGAGATGTCGCTGTTAAACTAATTGAAACTGAATCCGAGAAAAGAGCATTTATAACTGAACTGAAACAATTATCAAGGGTTAATCATCCAAATATTGTGCAGCTACATGGAGCGTCTACTGTACAGCCCGTATGCCTGGTTATGGAATATGCAGAAGGAGGATCATTATACAATG TTTTGCATGGAAATGGTCCTCAACCAGAGTATACGCTTGCCCATGCTATGAGCTGGTGTTTACAGTGTGCAGTAGGTGTCCAATATCTCCACAACATGAAACCGAAAGCTCTCATACACAGAGATCTTAAACCTCCTAA CTTACTTTTAATTATGGGAGGTAcgatattgaaaatttgtgATTTCGGTACCGCTTGCGATATACAAACTCATATGACCAATAACAAAGGCAGTGCAGCTTGGATGGCACCGGAAGTTTTTGAAG GTTGCAATTATAGTGAGAAGTGTGATGTGTTCAGTTGGGGTATAATTCTGTGGGAGGTTATAACACGTAAAAAaccatttgatgaaattggaGGACCAGCATTCCGAATTATGTGGGCCGTGCACAATG GGACCAGACCGCCAATGATTTCCAATTTACCTAAACCGCTTGAGATCTTAATGACAAA GTGCTGGTCTAAAGATCCATCAGAAAGACCGTGTATGTCTGAAGTAGTAAGGATTATGTCTCATTTATTCCAA TTCTGCAAAGGAGCGGACAAACCTTTAGTGAACCCTCAAACTGAACAACAAATTGTTGTAGAAG AAACAACTTCAGGGTATGAATCGGAACTTCAAACAAACATGACTACATCAAATACATATAGAACTACTAGTGGCGCGACTAATGTGCCAACATCTCCATCTACGAACCATCAACCGGGATATATACTCGGACAGGGTGAACCGGTATCAATTGTTACACCCACTACACCAACAGCTAAACATGTCGTTGTTGAG GAAAAGGTACCTGGAAGAACGAGCGCTCCAGCTTCCCTGGCTGCTAGTAGAGAAAGTCTCGATTCGGCTAAATCAAGAAGCAGTACGCCGTCATTCGAATTCAAACGATACTCTGCTGATCTATCAAAACTGGAAGAAGTTGATATTTTGTCTCAGGGGAATTTACAGAAACCAGAAT ATGGCCATCGAAGAACAGGATCTTTTGGTGCGCTCATTGCCAAAATGAGCGTTGATCCTGATTTTGCTTCAG TTGTTCGTGGACATCGGCGTACTGGTTCCTATGGAAACTCACCACTCGCTACAAATACCACTAGTGGTATATCAAGTGCTGGACCATCATCAACGGCAGGAACTCCAGGTAGTCCACCGAGTGCTACGCCTAAAATGCCTCATGTCATGTCTGCGCCAAGTGACTTGAACGGTGTCCATTCTCCGGAGAGGTCTAAGAGTATGGAACAAAAGCCCGCTAATCTACCGGTCACAACAAGCTGTAATCGCAGTGTATCGTGGCATCCATCAG atCAAGCTCCTCCACCATCTCCTCTCAGCTCGTTGGGTTACACGAATAAGGATTCTTTAGATTGGTTGTCCATGTTAACAGATAAACAACTACAGCCTCTACCACCGTGTACCAGCAGCCCTGAATCCATGGAAATATTCAACCAACATTGTAAA TTGTCCCAGGAATATTTGAGGATTCAAACGGAAATCGCTTTGTTAACTCAGAGAAG ACAAGAATTAGACGATGAGTTGAAGAGAGATGAACAAGAGCAGGACAAAAAGAAATCGATGGAAGAGTATGCAGCGTTATGCGGTGAAAAT GAAAGTCTTGCTATGCTACATAAAAACTTGAAGAAACAAGTGGAAATGTTACGAAGTCAGAGAATACGCTACTGA
- the LOC141915048 gene encoding mitogen-activated protein kinase kinase kinase 7-like isoform X3: protein MEYAEGGSLYNVLHGNGPQPEYTLAHAMSWCLQCAVGVQYLHNMKPKALIHRDLKPPNLLLIMGGTILKICDFGTACDIQTHMTNNKGSAAWMAPEVFEGCNYSEKCDVFSWGIILWEVITRKKPFDEIGGPAFRIMWAVHNGTRPPMISNLPKPLEILMTKCWSKDPSERPCMSEVVRIMSHLFQFCKGADKPLVNPQTEQQIVVEETTSGYESELQTNMTTSNTYRTTSGATNVPTSPSTNHQPGYILGQGEPVSIVTPTTPTAKHVVVEEKVPGRTSAPASLAASRESLDSAKSRSSTPSFEFKRYSADLSKLEEVDILSQGNLQKPEYGHRRTGSFGALIAKMSVDPDFASVVRGHRRTGSYGNSPLATNTTSGISSAGPSSTAGTPGSPPSATPKMPHVMSAPSDLNGVHSPERSKSMEQKPANLPVTTSCNRSVSWHPSDQAPPPSPLSSLGYTNKDSLDWLSMLTDKQLQPLPPCTSSPESMEIFNQHCKLSQEYLRIQTEIALLTQRRQELDDELKRDEQEQDKKKSMEEYAALCGENESLAMLHKNLKKQVEMLRSQRIRY from the exons ATGGAATATGCAGAAGGAGGATCATTATACAATG TTTTGCATGGAAATGGTCCTCAACCAGAGTATACGCTTGCCCATGCTATGAGCTGGTGTTTACAGTGTGCAGTAGGTGTCCAATATCTCCACAACATGAAACCGAAAGCTCTCATACACAGAGATCTTAAACCTCCTAA CTTACTTTTAATTATGGGAGGTAcgatattgaaaatttgtgATTTCGGTACCGCTTGCGATATACAAACTCATATGACCAATAACAAAGGCAGTGCAGCTTGGATGGCACCGGAAGTTTTTGAAG GTTGCAATTATAGTGAGAAGTGTGATGTGTTCAGTTGGGGTATAATTCTGTGGGAGGTTATAACACGTAAAAAaccatttgatgaaattggaGGACCAGCATTCCGAATTATGTGGGCCGTGCACAATG GGACCAGACCGCCAATGATTTCCAATTTACCTAAACCGCTTGAGATCTTAATGACAAA GTGCTGGTCTAAAGATCCATCAGAAAGACCGTGTATGTCTGAAGTAGTAAGGATTATGTCTCATTTATTCCAA TTCTGCAAAGGAGCGGACAAACCTTTAGTGAACCCTCAAACTGAACAACAAATTGTTGTAGAAG AAACAACTTCAGGGTATGAATCGGAACTTCAAACAAACATGACTACATCAAATACATATAGAACTACTAGTGGCGCGACTAATGTGCCAACATCTCCATCTACGAACCATCAACCGGGATATATACTCGGACAGGGTGAACCGGTATCAATTGTTACACCCACTACACCAACAGCTAAACATGTCGTTGTTGAG GAAAAGGTACCTGGAAGAACGAGCGCTCCAGCTTCCCTGGCTGCTAGTAGAGAAAGTCTCGATTCGGCTAAATCAAGAAGCAGTACGCCGTCATTCGAATTCAAACGATACTCTGCTGATCTATCAAAACTGGAAGAAGTTGATATTTTGTCTCAGGGGAATTTACAGAAACCAGAAT ATGGCCATCGAAGAACAGGATCTTTTGGTGCGCTCATTGCCAAAATGAGCGTTGATCCTGATTTTGCTTCAG TTGTTCGTGGACATCGGCGTACTGGTTCCTATGGAAACTCACCACTCGCTACAAATACCACTAGTGGTATATCAAGTGCTGGACCATCATCAACGGCAGGAACTCCAGGTAGTCCACCGAGTGCTACGCCTAAAATGCCTCATGTCATGTCTGCGCCAAGTGACTTGAACGGTGTCCATTCTCCGGAGAGGTCTAAGAGTATGGAACAAAAGCCCGCTAATCTACCGGTCACAACAAGCTGTAATCGCAGTGTATCGTGGCATCCATCAG atCAAGCTCCTCCACCATCTCCTCTCAGCTCGTTGGGTTACACGAATAAGGATTCTTTAGATTGGTTGTCCATGTTAACAGATAAACAACTACAGCCTCTACCACCGTGTACCAGCAGCCCTGAATCCATGGAAATATTCAACCAACATTGTAAA TTGTCCCAGGAATATTTGAGGATTCAAACGGAAATCGCTTTGTTAACTCAGAGAAG ACAAGAATTAGACGATGAGTTGAAGAGAGATGAACAAGAGCAGGACAAAAAGAAATCGATGGAAGAGTATGCAGCGTTATGCGGTGAAAAT GAAAGTCTTGCTATGCTACATAAAAACTTGAAGAAACAAGTGGAAATGTTACGAAGTCAGAGAATACGCTACTGA